GTCGGCGATTCGGCACGGCCACGTCAGGCTCACGTAGAGGTTGATCGAGACCGAGTACTCGCCGACCGATGCATCGGCGCGCGGCAGGTCCCGGCCGGTCAAGCGTGATATTCCACCGACGCTACGGACGACGGCAGGCACTGTCAGGGCCGCTGCGACGGCCACGCGTTCGATAGCACGCTCCTTGATGACGAGGGTTCCTCGCCCGCCAGTGTCGGCCGTTGCGGCGCGGTCTGTATCAACCACGGCCGCGACCGCGGCTACGCAGCAACGTAGTGAGGTCGAGGCGGCCATCGAAGTGAGCACCGATCGCGACCCCTACGGCCCCGAGGAACAGTGCGAGTACGAATCCACTGAACCCGCCGATGATTCCAGCAAGCGCCAGCAGCAAGCCCGTGAGCAACCCCGCGAGTGTGTACGTCATCGATGACTCCCTGTCGGTTGTATTGCGACGTCTTCGACGGTGACCACGATCGGTACCGACACGTGTGGCCCGACGGCATCACGCACTCCGCGTGCAACCTCGTGCACGTCGCTGGGGTATTCGACGCTGATGTGGATCTCGCAGACTTCGGCGTCGTTGCGGATTCCGACGATCCTACGACCGGGCAGGTATGTCGCGATCTCACCGAACTCGCCCGGATGCAGTGCGCTGACACCCGCAACACTCAGCGTGATCGACGCGATGGTGTCAGCGAGTTCGATCTCCTGTGGCGCGCTCACTGCACACGCGGTCGGAGGTCCGGATCAGGTCCGGTTTCGGTGTCGTCGAAGAGCATGACGTCGTAGACGGTGACGTTGACCTCGGTGACCTCGAGGCCCGTCATCCGTTCGACGGCGGTGATGATGTTGCGGCGAATACCTGCGGCCAGTTCGTGCAGCGCTACGCCGTATTCGGCGACGATGCCGATGTCGATCGCGGCTTGCTTCTCGCCCACCTCCACGGCCACTCCCTGGCTGTGGTTGACCCGGGCACCCGGTATCCGATCGCGGAGAGCTCCGACCGCTCTGGCTGTGCCGCCACCGACGTCGTAGACGCCGTCGATCTCGCGGGTCGCGATGCCGGCGATCTTTGCGACGACGGCATCGGCGATGATCGTTCGCCCCTGCGTGGTGGTCAGTGCTGCCGAACCCGCTGCAGCGAACCTGGGGTCTGTGGTCATACCTCTGATCGTAGTGATGCTGCCCCGGCGCGGCTACACAAAGTACAACCGGATACGCAGGTTGTCTGCGACAGCCGAAGCGGCCGGCCGGCGCCGAAATACTCGCCGTCTGGTAAAGATCAGTCATGGCAATTGTGATCGTTGGAGCAGGGTTGGCGGGTCTGCGGACCGCCCAGGAACTACGCAAACTCGAGTACGGCGGCGACATCGTGCTCGTCGGTGACGAGAACCATTTGCCGTACGACAGACCTCCACTGTCGAAGGAGGTCATTCGCGGCGAACGTGAGGACACCACCTTCGAACCCGCCGAATACTTCCTCGAACACAACATCGAACTACGCCTGGGCTCGGCTGCAGTAGCCGTGGATACCGCCGCGCAGACTGTGGAATTGGCAGACGGATCGACGCTGGCCTACGACGAACTCGTGCTTGCGACGGGCTTGCACCCTCGACGGATTGCTTCGCTACCGGACCTGGCGGGCGTGCACGTGCTGCGGTCGCGAGACGACGCCGCGGCGCTACGCAAAGACGTCGAATCCAGCAGCCGTGCTCTTGTCGTCGGTGCAGGTTTCATCGGATGTGAACTCGCGGCAGGATTCCGGCATGCGGGGGCCGACGTCGTGATCGTCGAACCGCAACAAACACCGCTCGGTTCGGTGCTCGGCGCCGAGGTGGGCGAGCTCGTCGCTCGATTGCACCGGGAGGAGGGCGTCGACCTCAGGACCGGCATCGGCATCAAGACCCTCCGCGGATCCGATCGAGTAACCCATGCCGTGCTCACCGATGACACCGAGATCGAGGTCGACACCGTAGTGATCGGTGTGGGATCGACACCCGTCACAGGCTTCCTGGCGAGCTCGGGAATCGAGATCGCCGACGGTATCTCCGCGGACGCCGTCGGCCGCACGAGCGATCCGCATGTGTGGACGGTCGGCGATGTCGCTGCGTGGACCGTCGGTGAAGCGAAGAAGCGGGTCGAGCATTGGAGCAACGTCGGCGATCAGGTTCGGGTCATGGTGCCCGCGATCCTCGGTCACGAGGCGGCCCCGGCGCGTCCGCAGGTGCCGTACTTCTGGAGCGACCAATACGATCTGAAGATTCAGGCTCTCGGAACGCCTTCTGCCGATGATTCTGTCAAGATTGTCGACGATGACGGCAGAAAATTCTTGGCCTACTACTTCCGTGACGGAATTCTTACCGCTGTTGTCGGTGCCGGGAAAGCTGGGGGAGTGATGAAGATGCGTGCGAAGATCGGGCTGCCTCTTGAGTGAACTTCTCACGGCTGGGGACATCTCCGACGCGGAGGACGTTCTCGAGCCTGTCATGCGGCGGACGCCTGTCGTGGCGTCGCGGATACTCTCCGACCTGACCGGTCACGAGGTGCGTCTCAAGTGCGAGAATTTGCAACGCACCGGCTCCTTCAAGCCGCGAGGGGCCTACAACCGGATCTCCCGGCTCACCGCATCCGAGCGCGCCAACGGAGTCGTCGCTGCGAGCGCAGGTAATCATGCGCAGGGAGTCGCCTGGGCTGCAACCGAATTGAACATCGCCTCGACGGTGTTCATGCCGACCGGCGCCTCGCTACCGAAGCTCGTCGCCACCAAGGCCTACGGAGCCACGGTGAACCTCGTCGGCGATACCGTCGACGAGGCACTGACCCACGCCCGCGAGTTCGCGGAGCGGACCGGTGCCGTCCTGATACATCCGTTCGATCATCCCGACATCGTTGCCGGGCAGGCGACACTCGGAACCGAACTGCTCGGGCAGATGCCGGAGGTCGGCACCGTCCTCGTTCCGACCGGCGGCGGCGGTCTGCTGGCCGGCGTCGCCGCCGCATTTCATTTTCACAAACCCGATGTGCGGATCATCGGCATCCAGGCCGAGGGCGCGGCTGCGTGGCCGGCCTCGTTGAGAGCGGGCCATCCGATCGCAGCGGCATCGATGTCGACAATGGCCGACGGCATCGCGGTGGGGTTACCGGGGGCAGTTCCGTTCGCTCACGTGGCCGGTTGGGTCGACGACGTCGTCACCGTCAGCGAGGACGCACTATCGCGTGCCTTGCTGCTCTGCATCGAGCGGGCCAAACTCATCGTCGAGCCTGCAGGTGCAGCCGCCGTGGCCGCCCTGATGAGCCGCGACGACCTCGAACTTCGGGGTCCTGTCTGCGCGATCCTGTCCGGCGGCAACATCGATCCGCTGTTGCTGACCCATGTCATCACCCACGGGCTGCGCGCTGCAGGCCGATACTTGGCTGTCCGCGTCACGATTTCGGATCGACCGGGCGGGCTGTTGTCTCTGCTCGAGGTCGTCAAAAATCTTGGTGCGAGCGTCGTCGACGTCGTGCACTCGAGGACCGGAGGCCAGCTCGGCCTGGAGGAGGTCGAAGTCCTGCTCACCGTCGAAACCCGAGGCCCGATTCACCGTCAGGAGATTCTCGACGCTCTCGACGCATCGGCATTCGGGGTCGGAACGCTGTAGGTGCGCGATCGCGCACCTACAGCGTAAGAGTTCGTGGCCAAATCTGCGGAGCGGTACGTGTTCCCCGGATACTTGTCGGTGACTGCCCGTACGATCCGAGCGTGCCCTCAGGTTGCGGCGAACGTGCCCGATTAATTTTCGACGCCACGAGAGTCTGCAGTATTCGAGACCTCAGTGTCTGCAGTAACGAGAAGTACGTGTTCATGACAAAGACAGGGGAGGGTATGTCGTGGCAAATGCCGTCGAAGTAGACAATCTCGTACTCGAGTACGGGAAGAACGTCGCGCTCAACGGGATCAGCTTCTCGGTGCCGGAGGGAACGGTTCTCGGAGTTCTGGGACCGAACGGCGCAGGCAAGACGACGGCGGTTCGCATCTTGGCGACGTTATTGAAGGCGACGTCTGGAACCGCGAAAGTATTCGGCCTCGACGTCGGAAAGCAAGCAGACGAGGTCCGGTCCACCATCGGGTTGACCGGCCAGTTCGCGGCGGTCGACGAGTATCTCACCGGTTACGAGAATCTAGAGATGGTCGGTCGCCTGTTCGGGCTGAAGAAGGCCGAGGCGCGCTCGCGCGCGGACACTCTGCTGGAACGGTTCGATCTGCTCGATGCTCGTGACCGCACAGCCAAGCAGTATTCGGGCGGTATGCGTAGACGCCTCGACATCGCTGCCAGTCTCATCGGTCGGCCGCAGGTGCTGTTTCTCGACGAGCCTACAACCGGTCTCGATCCGCGAAGCCGAATCGGCATGTGGGACTTCATCTCCGATCTGGTCAAGGATGGCACGACCATTCTGTTGACCACGCAGTACTTGGAGGAAGCAGACCGGTTGGCAGACAAGATCATCGTCCTCGACAAGGGGTCGATCATCGCCGAGGGTACCGCTGATCAGCTGAAGGCGCAGGTCGGCGGCGAGCGTCTCGAGTTCGTACTCACCGACCCTGACGATCGGGCACGCGCTCATGAATTGCTGGCTCCGATCGGTGTCGACGAACCGCAGTGGGACGCGCAGGCCCGCCGAATCGTCATGTCGGTAGACGGTGGCGCGGACGACTTGACGACGGCACTGTTGAAGCTGCGCGAAGCCGCTATCTCCGTGGTCGACGTCGGCTTGCGGCGCCCCAACCTGGA
This region of Rhodococcus sp. PAMC28707 genomic DNA includes:
- a CDS encoding Asp23/Gls24 family envelope stress response protein produces the protein MTTDPRFAAAGSAALTTTQGRTIIADAVVAKIAGIATREIDGVYDVGGGTARAVGALRDRIPGARVNHSQGVAVEVGEKQAAIDIGIVAEYGVALHELAAGIRRNIITAVERMTGLEVTEVNVTVYDVMLFDDTETGPDPDLRPRVQ
- a CDS encoding DUF2273 domain-containing protein yields the protein MTYTLAGLLTGLLLALAGIIGGFSGFVLALFLGAVGVAIGAHFDGRLDLTTLLRSRGRGRG
- a CDS encoding FAD-dependent oxidoreductase, with product MAIVIVGAGLAGLRTAQELRKLEYGGDIVLVGDENHLPYDRPPLSKEVIRGEREDTTFEPAEYFLEHNIELRLGSAAVAVDTAAQTVELADGSTLAYDELVLATGLHPRRIASLPDLAGVHVLRSRDDAAALRKDVESSSRALVVGAGFIGCELAAGFRHAGADVVIVEPQQTPLGSVLGAEVGELVARLHREEGVDLRTGIGIKTLRGSDRVTHAVLTDDTEIEVDTVVIGVGSTPVTGFLASSGIEIADGISADAVGRTSDPHVWTVGDVAAWTVGEAKKRVEHWSNVGDQVRVMVPAILGHEAAPARPQVPYFWSDQYDLKIQALGTPSADDSVKIVDDDGRKFLAYYFRDGILTAVVGAGKAGGVMKMRAKIGLPLE
- a CDS encoding ATP-binding cassette domain-containing protein, yielding MANAVEVDNLVLEYGKNVALNGISFSVPEGTVLGVLGPNGAGKTTAVRILATLLKATSGTAKVFGLDVGKQADEVRSTIGLTGQFAAVDEYLTGYENLEMVGRLFGLKKAEARSRADTLLERFDLLDARDRTAKQYSGGMRRRLDIAASLIGRPQVLFLDEPTTGLDPRSRIGMWDFISDLVKDGTTILLTTQYLEEADRLADKIIVLDKGSIIAEGTADQLKAQVGGERLEFVLTDPDDRARAHELLAPIGVDEPQWDAQARRIVMSVDGGADDLTTALLKLREAAISVVDVGLRRPNLDDVFLSLTGHATVSDAAVEVDK
- the ilvA gene encoding threonine ammonia-lyase produces the protein MRRTPVVASRILSDLTGHEVRLKCENLQRTGSFKPRGAYNRISRLTASERANGVVAASAGNHAQGVAWAATELNIASTVFMPTGASLPKLVATKAYGATVNLVGDTVDEALTHAREFAERTGAVLIHPFDHPDIVAGQATLGTELLGQMPEVGTVLVPTGGGGLLAGVAAAFHFHKPDVRIIGIQAEGAAAWPASLRAGHPIAAASMSTMADGIAVGLPGAVPFAHVAGWVDDVVTVSEDALSRALLLCIERAKLIVEPAGAAAVAALMSRDDLELRGPVCAILSGGNIDPLLLTHVITHGLRAAGRYLAVRVTISDRPGGLLSLLEVVKNLGASVVDVVHSRTGGQLGLEEVEVLLTVETRGPIHRQEILDALDASAFGVGTL